A DNA window from Azotosporobacter soli contains the following coding sequences:
- a CDS encoding helix-turn-helix transcriptional regulator, with amino-acid sequence MSKITQEVGQKIKSFRKSKGLTIQQLADAISKSKATLSKYESGDITLDLVTLYNLAAVLNIQVEQLLYLEPRKPSILANNTPSTFFKNSTRFYSYFYDGRSNKLVRCIIDIVAQPDTNRYKTVLYMNIKDWKHYQECENTYWGYTEHYDTLTTILLKNQATPLENITINILASFLDSEKKWGLMSGVSFRPFMPIALKMLFSKIPLEENLELINELKISKDDIRTMKIYNMLSVT; translated from the coding sequence GATTAAAAGTTTCCGCAAATCCAAAGGCCTGACAATACAACAACTGGCCGATGCCATTTCGAAAAGCAAGGCTACTTTATCCAAATACGAAAGCGGCGACATCACACTCGATTTAGTCACGCTTTACAACCTTGCCGCCGTTTTAAACATCCAGGTGGAGCAACTTCTTTATCTGGAACCTCGCAAACCTTCTATCCTGGCAAACAATACGCCATCCACTTTCTTCAAAAATTCTACGCGCTTTTATTCGTATTTTTATGACGGCCGGAGCAACAAGCTGGTGCGCTGCATAATCGATATTGTAGCGCAGCCCGACACCAACCGTTATAAAACCGTACTGTATATGAACATCAAAGATTGGAAACATTATCAGGAATGTGAAAATACCTATTGGGGTTACACGGAACACTACGATACGCTCACAACTATTCTTTTGAAAAATCAAGCCACTCCACTCGAAAACATTACCATTAACATTCTTGCTTCTTTCTTAGACTCCGAAAAAAAATGGGGTTTAATGTCCGGCGTTTCATTCCGCCCTTTTATGCCAATCGCCTTAAAAATGCTTTTCTCTAAGATTCCGTTAGAAGAAAACCTGGAATTGATCAATGAACTTAAAATTTCCAAAGACGATATCCGCACAATGAAGATTTATAATATGTTATCGGTTACGTAA
- a CDS encoding AraC family transcriptional regulator, whose translation MLIQTCTLTLASDRRELKVRGTPMFPCGAYLSQIGHHTPDLPWHWHEELEVLVVCSGILRISLPGMTFTLEQGDGAFINSNILHSAQLAAASDADCTLASLVFHPNLITGAAESIFEQRYIRPLLDCRLLPGVPFYSKTEWHAEAVQCIRAAYEAYAAESFGYEFLVRENLSRLSYLLVTTLQSVLLQQRSENPDTLRIKSMLDFLHQHYAEPLELSQIAAAASISSRECLRCFKKNIGLAPIQYLLKHRVSLAARLLTDTAAPITEICSRTGFDSPSYFAKTFKRFLDITPTAYRKQQQKN comes from the coding sequence ATGCTTATCCAAACATGTACGCTGACGTTAGCTTCCGACCGCCGCGAGTTGAAAGTGCGCGGCACGCCCATGTTCCCCTGCGGCGCTTATCTTTCGCAGATCGGTCATCATACGCCGGATCTACCCTGGCATTGGCATGAAGAACTCGAAGTACTCGTCGTATGCAGCGGTATTTTACGCATAAGTTTGCCCGGCATGACGTTCACCTTAGAGCAAGGCGACGGCGCTTTCATCAACTCCAACATATTGCATTCCGCGCAGCTTGCCGCTGCTTCCGACGCCGACTGCACTCTGGCCTCGCTGGTCTTTCATCCGAACCTGATCACAGGTGCGGCGGAAAGCATTTTTGAACAGCGCTATATCCGTCCTTTGCTCGACTGCCGCCTTTTGCCCGGCGTTCCCTTCTACAGCAAAACCGAGTGGCACGCCGAAGCCGTGCAATGCATTCGCGCCGCCTACGAAGCCTACGCCGCAGAAAGTTTCGGCTATGAATTTCTTGTCCGCGAAAACCTGTCCCGCCTTTCCTATCTGCTTGTCACAACGCTGCAATCCGTTTTACTGCAACAACGCAGTGAAAATCCCGACACGCTGCGCATCAAAAGCATGCTGGATTTTTTGCACCAGCACTATGCCGAGCCGCTGGAACTATCGCAAATTGCCGCGGCAGCCAGCATCAGCAGCCGCGAATGTCTGCGTTGTTTTAAAAAGAACATCGGCCTTGCGCCGATACAGTATCTGCTCAAACATCGAGTGTCGTTGGCCGCACGCCTTTTAACAGACACCGCCGCGCCGATCACCGAAATTTGCAGTCGAACCGGTTTTGACAGTCCCAGTTATTTCGCCAAAACTTTCAAGCGCTTTTTGGACATCACGCCGACAGCGTATCGAAAGCAGCAACAAAAAAACTAA